In the Herpetosiphonaceae bacterium genome, one interval contains:
- the rnhA gene encoding ribonuclease HI, with the protein MTTELRQVTIFTDGACIGNPGPGGYGVVLKFGEHTKELSGGFRLTSNNRMELIAVIAGLRALKERCVVAVFSDSEYVVEAMTKGWPARWRANGWMRTKKDRAVNPDLWQQLLELVAQHQVTFTWVKGHAGHPENERCDQLAFAAAQRPDLPMDDGYEHPESAMPTTGSLFD; encoded by the coding sequence ATGACCACGGAACTCAGGCAGGTGACCATCTTTACCGACGGGGCCTGTATCGGCAATCCCGGTCCGGGCGGCTATGGCGTGGTGCTGAAATTTGGCGAACACACCAAAGAACTTTCCGGCGGCTTTCGGTTGACGAGCAACAATCGCATGGAGTTGATCGCCGTCATCGCGGGCCTACGTGCGTTGAAAGAACGCTGCGTCGTCGCGGTGTTCAGCGACTCAGAATATGTGGTCGAGGCGATGACGAAGGGCTGGCCGGCGCGCTGGCGGGCCAACGGCTGGATGCGGACCAAAAAAGACCGCGCTGTTAATCCGGATTTGTGGCAGCAACTGCTGGAACTGGTCGCGCAGCACCAGGTCACCTTTACCTGGGTCAAGGGACACGCGGGACATCCGGAGAACGAGCGCTGCGATCAGTTGGCCTTTGCCGCCGCCCAACGGCCCGATCTGCCGATGGATGACGGTTACGAACATCCCGAGTCGGCAATGCCCACGACGGGATCGCTCTTCGACTGA